The following are encoded in a window of Cycloclasticus pugetii PS-1 genomic DNA:
- a CDS encoding RDD family protein, whose product MPDLTKPPGLLRRLAIIIYDALLLIAILFLATLVLLPFQDSHLFQPNSWLYSLYLLSVSFLFYGWFWTKSGQTLGLLAWKLKIANNKGQNISWRQALIRFTMAILSWGVLGLGVLWILVNKDRLSWHDIASNSRLIWVEKEPSAHSPDGEG is encoded by the coding sequence ATGCCTGATTTAACAAAGCCACCTGGTCTGCTAAGACGGTTAGCGATCATCATTTATGATGCGCTATTACTGATTGCCATCTTATTTTTAGCGACATTAGTATTGCTTCCCTTTCAAGATAGTCATTTATTTCAACCAAACTCATGGCTATATTCGCTGTACCTCTTGTCGGTCAGCTTCTTATTTTATGGCTGGTTTTGGACTAAAAGTGGTCAAACGCTGGGGTTGCTCGCCTGGAAGTTAAAAATAGCTAATAACAAAGGCCAAAATATTAGCTGGCGACAAGCCTTGATACGTTTCACAATGGCCATTCTGTCTTGGGGGGTTCTTGGCCTTGGTGTTTTGTGGATACTCGTCAATAAAGATCGGCTGAGCTGGCATGACATCGCCTCAAATAGTCGTTTAATTTGGGTAGAAAAGGAGCCTTCAGCCCATTCGCCGGATGGTGAAGGCTGA
- a CDS encoding M48 family metalloprotease: MNKYHNIMRRFLTVLIASSFTCIIASSAFVWSKNSQANDRIKLPDIGNTSNIIISGELEKKLGKAFLRSIRLRVPLSNDQEINDYAQQLGDRVAKFSEQPDRQFNFFVVQDDRINAFAGPDANIGLNTGLILAAESESELASVVAHEIGHVTQQHLQRAIESASQMSMPSAAAMLAAVVLGVTVPGVGPAAVLAVQAGQVQQQINFTRSHEAEADRVGVQNLAAAGFDPRSMPIFFGRLQTATTQYGQKIPEILLTHPAPASRISDTAARAEKFPYKQVEDSQDFRLIRMKIRVNKHPQNLTGELINALKDESSQGITKIKEAARYGLALALMKDRQFEKARDILSTLTEQNPTQLHYLTALALNEYRDNKPQQSLALLDQGKQRFPQSRAVNLLYAMVLLHNGKPQQALTNLNEDLQNYEPTPNVYDLLSIAYGQVNNPVRGFQYKAEYFYSLGLTKDAIIQLEQALRAANNNFYLSSQIENRINQLQAELRAPKLL, from the coding sequence ATGAACAAATATCATAATATCATGCGTCGTTTTCTTACCGTACTAATCGCCTCAAGTTTTACATGCATTATTGCGAGTAGCGCCTTTGTTTGGTCTAAAAATAGCCAAGCTAATGACCGAATTAAATTACCCGACATTGGTAATACATCAAATATCATCATTTCAGGTGAACTTGAAAAGAAACTTGGTAAAGCATTCCTTAGGAGCATTCGACTAAGGGTTCCACTCAGTAACGACCAAGAAATCAATGACTACGCACAACAACTTGGTGACAGGGTCGCAAAATTCAGCGAACAACCTGACCGACAATTTAATTTCTTTGTCGTGCAAGATGATCGAATCAATGCGTTTGCAGGCCCCGATGCTAATATCGGACTAAACACTGGACTTATTTTAGCGGCTGAATCTGAAAGCGAATTAGCGTCAGTCGTTGCTCATGAAATTGGCCACGTTACCCAACAGCATTTACAGCGCGCTATTGAATCAGCCAGTCAAATGTCGATGCCCAGCGCAGCGGCTATGCTTGCCGCCGTCGTTTTAGGCGTAACTGTTCCAGGTGTTGGCCCAGCCGCTGTTTTGGCGGTACAAGCTGGGCAAGTGCAACAACAAATTAATTTTACGCGAAGTCATGAAGCTGAAGCCGACCGAGTAGGTGTACAAAACCTTGCCGCTGCTGGCTTTGACCCTAGAAGCATGCCGATTTTCTTTGGTCGACTTCAAACGGCGACCACCCAATACGGTCAAAAAATTCCTGAAATTCTGCTCACTCACCCAGCGCCCGCTTCGCGTATCTCGGACACCGCTGCACGTGCGGAAAAATTCCCTTATAAACAAGTTGAGGACTCCCAAGATTTTCGTTTAATTCGAATGAAAATTCGCGTTAACAAACACCCACAAAACTTAACCGGCGAGTTAATAAACGCCTTAAAGGATGAATCATCACAAGGCATTACAAAAATTAAAGAGGCGGCTCGTTATGGCCTTGCACTCGCCTTAATGAAGGATAGGCAATTTGAAAAAGCACGCGACATTCTCTCTACGCTGACAGAGCAAAACCCCACCCAACTCCATTATTTAACGGCCCTCGCTCTGAATGAATACCGTGACAATAAGCCGCAGCAATCCTTGGCGTTACTTGATCAGGGCAAACAACGATTCCCTCAAAGCCGCGCGGTTAATTTATTATATGCCATGGTTCTATTACACAATGGTAAACCGCAACAGGCCTTAACGAACCTCAATGAGGACCTACAAAATTACGAACCGACACCCAATGTGTACGACCTCCTTTCCATCGCTTACGGCCAGGTTAACAACCCAGTACGAGGTTTCCAATATAAGGCTGAGTACTTTTACTCGCTTGGGTTAACCAAAGACGCTATTATCCAGCTTGAACAAGCCTTACGAGCCGCTAATAATAATTTTTACTTAAGCAGCCAAATTGAAAACCGTATTAATCAACTTCAAGCCGAACTTAGGGCACCCAAACTACTGTAA
- the tusD gene encoding sulfurtransferase complex subunit TusD gives MKISIQINASPYQYQAADTAWHFIEAAIASGHDIYRVFFYHDGIFNACRDSRPPGDERDIVKRWTALQAEKGVDLVVCVSSAQRRGLLEKTVAHKVSGYENALADGFRIAGLGLLMESVIESDRHVTFGA, from the coding sequence ATGAAAATCTCTATTCAGATCAATGCAAGTCCCTACCAATATCAAGCAGCGGATACGGCGTGGCACTTTATTGAAGCGGCGATTGCCAGTGGGCATGACATATACCGGGTGTTTTTTTACCATGATGGCATTTTTAATGCCTGCCGTGATTCACGCCCACCGGGTGATGAAAGGGATATTGTAAAAAGGTGGACGGCCTTACAAGCAGAAAAAGGTGTGGATTTAGTAGTGTGCGTTTCATCAGCGCAGCGAAGAGGGTTGCTTGAAAAAACTGTCGCTCACAAAGTATCGGGTTACGAAAATGCCTTGGCGGATGGGTTTCGAATTGCAGGGTTAGGTTTGTTAATGGAGTCGGTTATTGAGTCGGACCGTCATGTTACTTTTGGGGCTTGA
- the tusC gene encoding sulfurtransferase complex subunit TusC: MKTLFFIFNKGFHGNVRGHEFLDMALMAAAFDQKVVILFEGEAVNALVKNQQPENIALKNMTPILKALPLYDINDVFVEKESMDQWGLVKEQLTIETTLVSRHEVVEQLNAAHHVFSI, encoded by the coding sequence GTGAAAACGCTATTTTTTATTTTTAATAAAGGGTTTCATGGAAATGTGCGAGGTCATGAGTTTTTAGATATGGCATTAATGGCGGCGGCTTTTGACCAAAAGGTTGTTATCTTGTTTGAAGGTGAAGCTGTGAATGCCTTAGTTAAAAACCAGCAGCCTGAAAATATTGCCTTAAAAAACATGACACCTATATTAAAGGCCTTGCCGTTATATGATATTAATGACGTGTTTGTTGAAAAAGAGTCAATGGATCAATGGGGCTTAGTGAAGGAACAGCTGACCATTGAAACTACGTTGGTTTCTCGCCATGAGGTGGTTGAACAACTTAATGCAGCACACCATGTATTCAGTATCTGA
- the tusB gene encoding sulfurtransferase complex subunit TusB, producing MLYIVNKRTEALDSCIERVMSNDVVLLIEEAVLATVITKPPSILSKPIDQVQIYALSPDMKARGIDVNRCYEHIRYVDYAGFVELVENNNPVRSCC from the coding sequence ATGTTATATATTGTTAATAAAAGAACCGAGGCCCTAGACAGTTGCATTGAAAGAGTGATGTCAAATGATGTTGTCTTATTAATTGAAGAAGCTGTTTTAGCTACGGTCATTACAAAGCCACCGTCCATTTTATCTAAACCTATCGATCAGGTTCAGATCTATGCGTTAAGCCCTGATATGAAAGCGAGAGGCATTGATGTTAACCGCTGCTATGAGCATATTCGGTATGTTGATTATGCAGGCTTTGTTGAGTTAGTAGAAAATAATAATCCTGTTAGGTCTTGCTGTTGA
- a CDS encoding TusE/DsrC/DsvC family sulfur relay protein, which yields MLVQLKRDEYGFLQNRSDWSEAVAEAMAKEDELLLTPLHWEIIHFAQAYYDEFNHQPNARLFGQAIKKRLGAEKGSSIYLYKLFPNGPLKYANKYAGLPIPPSCI from the coding sequence ATGTTAGTGCAGTTAAAACGCGATGAATATGGCTTTTTGCAGAATAGAAGCGACTGGAGCGAGGCCGTGGCTGAGGCAATGGCGAAAGAAGATGAGCTATTACTGACGCCATTGCATTGGGAAATTATTCATTTTGCGCAAGCATACTACGATGAATTTAATCACCAACCTAATGCGCGATTATTTGGCCAAGCGATCAAGAAGAGATTGGGCGCTGAAAAAGGGTCGTCTATTTATTTATATAAATTATTTCCAAACGGACCATTAAAATACGCCAATAAATATGCGGGGTTACCTATTCCACCTTCATGCATATAA
- a CDS encoding RNA-binding S4 domain-containing protein yields the protein MTENVLTKQRLDTWLWAARFFKTRRLATEAISGGKIHLNGQRSKPSKEVRIDDSLQIHKAGYQWTVKIVGLNPQRRPAKEAVLLYKESDESLQQRQALKALNKDMNASMPRSERPNKKQRRQIHRFKQTD from the coding sequence GTGACTGAAAACGTTCTAACAAAACAGCGTTTAGATACTTGGTTATGGGCTGCTCGTTTTTTTAAGACACGACGGCTCGCCACCGAAGCGATTTCAGGTGGAAAAATCCACCTCAATGGTCAACGAAGCAAACCCAGTAAAGAAGTTCGCATTGATGATAGCCTGCAAATCCATAAGGCTGGTTATCAATGGACGGTTAAGATTGTCGGCTTAAACCCTCAACGTCGCCCCGCCAAAGAAGCCGTCCTTTTGTACAAAGAAAGCGATGAAAGCCTTCAACAACGTCAAGCGCTGAAAGCACTCAATAAAGACATGAACGCCTCTATGCCCCGCTCTGAAAGGCCTAATAAAAAACAGCGACGGCAAATTCACCGATTTAAACAAACGGATTAA
- the grxC gene encoding glutaredoxin 3, translating into MSKITIYTSSLCPYCTQAKRLLNNKNIPFTEISIANDPNKRAEMIQKSQRSTVPQIFNGDKHVGDCTEIYDLESRGKLDELLA; encoded by the coding sequence ATGTCCAAGATCACTATATACACTTCTTCTTTATGTCCTTATTGCACTCAGGCTAAACGTTTGTTAAATAATAAAAACATTCCATTTACTGAAATTTCCATTGCGAATGACCCAAACAAAAGAGCTGAGATGATACAAAAAAGTCAGCGCTCTACCGTTCCGCAAATTTTTAATGGTGACAAACACGTTGGTGATTGCACAGAAATTTACGATTTAGAAAGTCGCGGAAAACTAGACGAGTTACTCGCTTAA
- a CDS encoding c-type cytochrome, translating into MKRLLVSLLVLGMAFSVTANAAGDVAAGTIKGQTCLGCHGVENYNNAYPTYHVPRLGGQHAGYLVTAMKAYKNGTRTHATMHGNVADLSEQDMQDIAAYFEQDGK; encoded by the coding sequence ATGAAGCGATTATTAGTAAGTTTATTGGTGTTGGGAATGGCGTTTTCTGTAACGGCAAACGCAGCGGGTGATGTTGCCGCTGGAACAATTAAAGGGCAAACCTGCCTTGGTTGTCACGGTGTGGAAAATTACAACAATGCGTATCCAACCTATCATGTGCCAAGATTGGGTGGTCAGCATGCTGGCTATCTGGTAACTGCCATGAAAGCCTATAAAAACGGTACACGCACTCATGCCACCATGCATGGTAATGTGGCTGATTTATCAGAGCAAGATATGCAAGATATTGCGGCATATTTTGAGCAAGACGGAAAATAA
- a CDS encoding c-type cytochrome, translating to MKQLNKMIFTVLLTVVSVSAIAAGDIQAGKEKSTACAACHGVSGVSASPMFPTIAGQHADYMVHTLKGYQSGLRNDPIMRASVAALTEEDIVDLAAYFASQEGLKTLKK from the coding sequence ATGAAACAATTAAATAAGATGATTTTTACCGTATTGCTTACTGTGGTATCTGTCAGTGCTATAGCAGCGGGTGATATTCAAGCAGGCAAAGAAAAGTCAACAGCCTGTGCAGCATGCCACGGTGTAAGTGGGGTGAGTGCTAGCCCGATGTTTCCTACTATTGCTGGGCAACATGCAGATTATATGGTCCATACGTTAAAAGGATATCAATCGGGGCTACGTAATGACCCTATTATGCGAGCTTCAGTTGCAGCGCTGACTGAAGAGGATATCGTTGATTTAGCAGCTTATTTTGCCAGTCAAGAAGGCTTGAAAACACTGAAAAAATAA
- a CDS encoding toxin-antitoxin system YwqK family antitoxin — translation MSQDVSVKLKHNNDGKLIEECEYLGEVMHGKRTIWHPSGVKISETDFIQGVMQGHHTSWYLTGHIALTATVAQGNYHGLFTAYWPNGEMREQGHFDKGERTGVFKSWSDNGELLAEKNYDQ, via the coding sequence ATGAGTCAAGACGTTAGCGTGAAACTTAAGCACAATAATGATGGGAAGCTCATAGAGGAATGTGAATACCTCGGTGAGGTTATGCATGGAAAGCGAACAATTTGGCACCCCTCTGGCGTGAAAATTTCTGAAACAGATTTTATTCAAGGTGTTATGCAAGGCCATCATACATCATGGTATTTAACAGGGCATATTGCACTAACAGCAACTGTTGCACAGGGTAATTATCATGGCCTCTTTACTGCGTATTGGCCAAACGGCGAAATGCGTGAACAAGGTCATTTTGATAAGGGGGAGCGAACGGGTGTGTTTAAATCTTGGTCTGATAATGGTGAACTATTAGCTGAAAAAAACTATGATCAATAA
- a CDS encoding PHA/PHB synthase family protein, translated as MDDKSPQEIFEKMAEKGHNMFKDFSAAESKEMLSQFGNAWNTIVTRAMESPEEWVKTMSGFYQDQFNLWINMFNPASQSTVHPERGDRRFSGDEWEESPVHNYLKQSYLLSSRWLTGLVENSTLDEKTKQKCDFYTRQFIDAMSPSNFALTNPEVLKETIESNGQNLVAGLENLMSDIDKGRISMTDESKFTLGENLATTPGSVVFENKLIQLVHFKPMTEKVNERPILIIPPCINKYYILDLSEHNSYVRYCLEQGNDVYIISWRNPDESLGDVTWDEYISVGTIPAIDAVKEISGAKKINAVSWCIGGTMLATTMSVLASKRKKPIATATFFTTLLDFSDPGELGVFIDESQVQQHEHKLKEGGVMPGKQLASTFAMLRANDLVWSYVVNNYLKGKTPPPFDILFWNGDSTNMTSAMYTWYLRNMYLENNLAKPGGVELCGVKVDLGKIDCPVYFLSAIEDHIAPWKTTFIGTELVKSESIEFVLAASGHVAGVINPASKNKRHFWKDGELGKGPEHWLESAEEVPGSWWPHWDAWLKANGNKTVDAPSQLGTDKYPELEPAPGSFVMAKAS; from the coding sequence ATGGATGATAAATCCCCACAAGAAATATTTGAGAAAATGGCGGAAAAAGGCCATAACATGTTTAAAGATTTTTCAGCGGCGGAATCAAAAGAAATGTTGTCTCAGTTTGGTAATGCATGGAATACAATTGTTACACGTGCCATGGAGAGTCCTGAAGAGTGGGTGAAAACGATGTCTGGTTTTTACCAAGATCAATTTAACCTCTGGATTAATATGTTTAATCCAGCAAGTCAATCTACAGTTCATCCAGAGCGCGGCGACCGTCGTTTCTCAGGTGATGAATGGGAAGAAAGCCCCGTTCATAATTACTTGAAGCAGTCCTATTTATTATCGAGCCGTTGGCTAACAGGCTTGGTTGAAAACTCAACGCTGGATGAGAAAACTAAGCAAAAGTGCGATTTTTACACGCGCCAATTTATTGATGCGATGTCGCCATCTAATTTTGCCTTAACGAACCCAGAAGTGTTGAAAGAAACCATAGAGTCTAATGGTCAGAATTTGGTTGCAGGGCTTGAAAACCTAATGTCTGATATAGATAAAGGGCGTATCAGCATGACCGATGAGTCAAAGTTTACATTAGGTGAAAACTTGGCGACTACACCCGGCTCGGTGGTGTTTGAAAACAAGCTGATTCAATTGGTTCACTTTAAGCCGATGACTGAGAAAGTGAATGAGCGTCCTATTTTAATTATTCCGCCATGCATTAATAAATATTATATTCTTGATTTGTCTGAACATAATTCATATGTTCGTTACTGTTTAGAACAAGGCAATGATGTTTATATTATCTCTTGGAGAAACCCAGATGAGTCCTTGGGTGATGTTACTTGGGATGAATATATTTCTGTTGGGACAATACCTGCTATTGATGCAGTGAAAGAAATTTCTGGTGCGAAGAAAATCAATGCGGTTTCTTGGTGTATAGGTGGCACGATGTTAGCGACAACAATGTCTGTGTTGGCTTCAAAACGCAAAAAGCCAATAGCAACAGCAACATTTTTTACAACCTTATTAGATTTTTCTGACCCGGGCGAATTGGGTGTATTTATCGATGAGTCACAGGTTCAACAACATGAACACAAATTAAAAGAAGGCGGTGTCATGCCGGGTAAGCAACTAGCATCAACCTTTGCAATGCTACGTGCGAATGACCTTGTATGGAGTTATGTTGTTAATAACTACCTAAAAGGTAAAACGCCACCTCCATTCGATATTTTATTTTGGAATGGTGATTCAACTAATATGACATCTGCGATGTACACATGGTATTTGCGCAATATGTATTTAGAAAATAATTTGGCAAAACCGGGTGGTGTTGAACTTTGTGGTGTTAAGGTTGATTTAGGGAAGATTGATTGTCCTGTGTATTTCTTGTCGGCTATTGAAGATCATATTGCTCCGTGGAAAACTACGTTTATTGGTACAGAGTTGGTTAAATCTGAGTCGATAGAATTTGTTTTGGCGGCAAGTGGTCATGTGGCGGGTGTTATTAACCCTGCGAGTAAAAACAAACGTCATTTCTGGAAAGACGGTGAGCTGGGTAAAGGGCCTGAGCATTGGTTAGAGTCAGCGGAGGAAGTGCCAGGAAGCTGGTGGCCACATTGGGATGCGTGGTTGAAAGCTAATGGTAATAAAACAGTAGATGCCCCCTCTCAATTAGGGACAGATAAATACCCAGAGTTAGAACCTGCACCGGGGTCATTTGTTATGGCGAAAGCCAGTTAG
- a CDS encoding DUF1289 domain-containing protein yields the protein MKSPCVRQCTLNENDMCLGCGRMLGEITSWVSFSEQKRTEVMTQCQNRLQALKTWKPSLVDQKK from the coding sequence ATGAAATCCCCTTGTGTCAGGCAGTGTACGTTAAATGAAAACGACATGTGTCTTGGCTGTGGGCGAATGCTTGGTGAAATCACATCATGGGTATCTTTTTCGGAGCAAAAACGTACTGAGGTTATGACGCAGTGTCAGAATCGTTTGCAGGCATTAAAAACATGGAAGCCGAGTTTAGTCGACCAAAAGAAGTGA
- a CDS encoding DUF6394 family protein translates to MNAEKVVFSFFIVLALTLNFGFFLGKLGNPTDHNIYVLFATIFVNLVAMGLKLGDRSQVGAVLLSTSIVANLQLLAGAFVWGYVTQISETGLTADNTSVIVSLSGGALVANIVSVVMLVSETLMSRR, encoded by the coding sequence ATGAATGCCGAAAAAGTTGTTTTCAGTTTCTTTATTGTTTTAGCACTGACACTGAATTTTGGTTTTTTTCTGGGTAAGTTGGGCAACCCAACAGACCATAATATCTATGTGCTATTCGCTACAATTTTCGTTAACCTTGTTGCGATGGGCTTGAAACTGGGAGATCGTTCGCAAGTGGGTGCTGTTTTATTGTCGACAAGTATAGTCGCTAATTTACAATTACTTGCAGGGGCCTTCGTGTGGGGTTATGTAACACAAATTTCAGAGACTGGATTGACGGCAGACAATACCTCAGTGATTGTTTCATTATCAGGTGGTGCATTGGTTGCTAACATTGTTTCTGTGGTGATGTTAGTGTCAGAAACACTTATGTCACGACGTTAA
- a CDS encoding potassium channel family protein codes for MSGSSLGRVSFIVLRHMRTPIIIFISVYALCILGMVLVPGLPDANGQTTYMSFFHAYYFLAYTATTTGFGELPRPFSDAQRIWAICCLYISVITWLYTVGKIISLLKNPYLYSAFAEEKFIRAVRKKSRDYYLVCGFGDTGSLLLRGLTNAGFSAVVLELDNERIKALDLRNYKSKVLGLCADATVPRYLLDAGIERDKCIGVLILSNDEEANLKVAVSARILRPDIKIICRSTSAENESEILAIGGDTHVVDPFRVFASYLSLIIYNPTVHTLNEWMSGEPGATLDRNICPLKAGRWILCGHGRMGQIVYKKLCEKGIDLTVVEPLVENVEEIADHAVLGRANLENLNKAGLKGCVGLVAGTDNDTFNLSMVHQANRENPSLFSIVRQNRHVNEVLFKKADVDYILQPSLVIARMVLFMLMAPLLKSFFAHLRLLYENDPSKLADITNRLAIEVGGNFPAIRTYILDKKTAPAVCAKLSNNGEVSLGDIYKKPSNRENALKMVPLVLRRGKVIKVLPANDLQLRVNDEILFCMQPKEKIFLESNLSNRYTLEYLLTGKDPARGYLFKWLERKNIVS; via the coding sequence ATGTCAGGCTCATCACTGGGTAGAGTATCGTTCATCGTGCTGCGCCATATGCGCACACCGATTATTATTTTTATATCTGTGTATGCTTTGTGCATTTTAGGGATGGTGTTAGTGCCCGGTCTGCCGGACGCAAATGGCCAAACGACGTATATGTCATTTTTCCATGCGTATTATTTCCTTGCGTATACCGCTACAACAACAGGGTTTGGGGAATTACCTAGGCCCTTTAGTGATGCACAAAGAATATGGGCAATTTGCTGCTTATATATTAGTGTTATTACTTGGCTGTATACGGTTGGGAAAATAATTTCTTTATTAAAGAATCCCTATCTATATTCGGCTTTTGCTGAAGAGAAGTTTATACGAGCGGTTAGAAAAAAAAGCAGAGATTATTATTTGGTGTGTGGCTTTGGAGATACAGGCAGTCTCTTATTGCGTGGTTTGACCAATGCAGGCTTTTCCGCGGTTGTTTTAGAGTTGGACAATGAACGTATTAAAGCGCTCGATTTGCGTAACTATAAATCCAAGGTATTGGGGCTTTGCGCAGACGCAACGGTACCGCGCTATTTGCTAGATGCTGGTATTGAAAGGGATAAGTGTATCGGTGTCTTAATTTTGTCCAATGATGAAGAAGCTAATTTAAAAGTAGCTGTGTCGGCGAGAATATTAAGGCCTGATATTAAAATTATTTGTCGTTCAACCTCCGCAGAAAATGAGAGTGAAATTTTAGCCATTGGTGGGGACACGCATGTTGTTGATCCATTTCGTGTTTTTGCAAGTTACCTCAGCTTAATCATTTATAACCCCACCGTACATACATTGAATGAATGGATGTCAGGAGAGCCAGGGGCAACATTGGATCGCAATATTTGCCCACTGAAAGCAGGTCGGTGGATTTTGTGTGGGCATGGTCGGATGGGGCAAATTGTTTATAAGAAACTCTGTGAAAAAGGGATTGATCTGACGGTAGTCGAACCACTGGTTGAAAATGTTGAGGAGATTGCCGATCACGCTGTCTTAGGAAGAGCAAACTTAGAAAACTTAAATAAAGCAGGGTTGAAGGGCTGTGTGGGTTTAGTCGCCGGTACAGACAACGATACGTTCAACTTAAGCATGGTACATCAAGCGAATAGGGAAAACCCATCGCTGTTTTCTATCGTCAGGCAAAACAGACATGTTAACGAAGTGCTGTTTAAAAAAGCAGATGTAGACTATATTTTGCAACCCAGTTTAGTCATCGCTCGAATGGTTTTATTTATGCTGATGGCGCCATTATTGAAATCCTTTTTTGCACACCTTAGGTTATTGTATGAGAATGACCCCTCAAAACTTGCAGATATAACCAATAGACTCGCAATAGAGGTAGGCGGCAATTTTCCAGCCATCAGGACGTATATTCTTGATAAGAAAACAGCCCCTGCGGTGTGTGCCAAGCTATCAAATAATGGCGAGGTTAGTTTAGGTGATATTTACAAAAAACCATCGAACAGAGAAAATGCGTTAAAAATGGTTCCGTTGGTTCTTCGTCGGGGGAAGGTGATTAAAGTATTACCTGCCAATGATTTGCAGTTAAGAGTGAATGATGAAATATTATTTTGTATGCAGCCAAAAGAAAAAATATTTCTAGAGTCTAACTTGTCCAATAGATATACCCTAGAGTACTTGTTAACAGGGAAAGATCCAGCGCGAGGTTATTTGTTTAAATGGCTGGAAAGAAAAAACATAGTGAGTTAA
- a CDS encoding alpha/beta fold hydrolase, whose protein sequence is MKTQYLTSCSTEGLHHLAYTDWGNKDNPNILVCSHGLTRNKHDFDALANKLSTERRVICFDLPGRGESDWLNDKSAYDYKQYIVDALMIIARTGANKIDWLGTSMGGLLGMMLASLENSPIKSLILNDVGPFIPKAALIRIANYVGKLPYYDTAQELENYMRTTYAGFGDLSDEQWKHLLRYGQKKLDNGQITLNYDPDISLAFNHQPIEDIDLWPIWNNIQQRALIIRGENSDLLARSTTEQMLEQHPNAEFLEIPNTAHSPALMNDADIHSIEQWLDKAEPNSFIV, encoded by the coding sequence ATGAAAACTCAATACCTTACTAGCTGTTCCACTGAAGGCTTACACCACCTTGCTTACACCGATTGGGGTAACAAAGATAACCCTAATATTCTTGTTTGTTCGCATGGTTTAACACGTAACAAGCATGATTTTGATGCACTGGCTAATAAACTATCTACTGAACGTAGAGTCATCTGTTTTGATTTACCCGGCCGTGGTGAAAGTGATTGGTTAAACGATAAATCAGCCTATGATTACAAACAATATATCGTAGATGCTTTAATGATTATTGCTCGAACAGGTGCCAACAAAATTGATTGGCTAGGCACCTCAATGGGTGGCCTATTAGGCATGATGCTCGCCTCGTTGGAAAACTCACCCATTAAATCGTTAATCCTCAATGATGTTGGCCCGTTTATCCCTAAGGCCGCCTTAATTCGTATCGCTAACTATGTTGGCAAACTACCTTATTATGATACAGCCCAAGAGCTTGAGAACTATATGCGAACCACCTACGCTGGCTTTGGAGACCTAAGCGATGAACAATGGAAGCATTTGTTACGTTATGGGCAAAAGAAATTAGATAATGGGCAAATAACGCTTAATTATGACCCCGATATTTCTCTCGCCTTTAACCATCAGCCCATTGAGGATATCGATTTATGGCCTATATGGAATAATATTCAGCAGCGAGCCTTGATTATTCGCGGCGAAAACTCTGACCTGTTAGCACGCTCAACAACTGAACAAATGCTTGAACAACACCCTAACGCTGAGTTTTTAGAAATACCGAATACAGCCCACTCTCCAGCACTCATGAATGATGCTGATATTCATTCAATTGAACAATGGCTTGATAAAGCCGAACCAAACAGCTTTATCGTTTGA